Proteins co-encoded in one Candidatus Stoquefichus sp. SB1 genomic window:
- a CDS encoding DUF2207 family protein has protein sequence MKKKKICLIFSLFLSLFFSIGTVFASSTELKDMQIHAYINEDGSAHIQEIWDMNINEGTEVYKVFNRMGASKITNLKVTDENGLNYKNIGEWDVDASRKQKNGKCGLVTKSDGYELCFGIGDYGKRTYTFEYDVSHFIKGYEDNEQGFNYAFFSDLSLTPDKAKVTISSPYTFNEENASIWAFGYDGDVHFVDGKVVMTSNGSRFRGSKMQLLMRINDGTFSAPYATGQYFKDVLADAQEGSDYDNLDSDGNDESTQISAMDTILPIGIVVGSMALVGSIFVASAFSSKKREKMKYVFSDGQPLHKNNVNMFRDIPCNKDIFEFYYLAKKANLITDKDRGGMVGAVLLRWIQKGYIVFNKTEESRMVFFKKDGFSIDLDKEIPITDPLEMKLLGFIRNAAGSNKKLETKEFEKWCGSHYEDIDEWFTQIENTVEYKFKNSGLIKVEETDTRYMGLKIKRKRDVLDVTLREKMEQVIGLKKFLQEMSLIDEKEVIEVRMWEEYLIFASILGIADKVSEQLGELCPTFNQQSNLDTIYTMQMVHMFAYDSMRASRNAAMAAQQASRSGGFGGGASFGGGGGGFSGGGGGGVR, from the coding sequence ATGAAGAAAAAGAAAATATGTCTTATATTTTCTCTTTTTCTTAGTCTTTTCTTTTCAATTGGAACAGTTTTTGCAAGTTCAACTGAATTAAAAGATATGCAGATTCATGCTTATATTAATGAGGATGGAAGTGCACATATACAAGAAATATGGGATATGAATATTAATGAGGGAACAGAGGTTTATAAAGTTTTTAATAGAATGGGAGCATCAAAGATTACGAATCTCAAGGTCACTGATGAAAATGGCTTGAATTATAAAAATATTGGTGAATGGGATGTTGATGCTTCAAGAAAACAAAAGAATGGAAAATGTGGTTTAGTTACAAAATCAGATGGATATGAATTGTGTTTTGGAATCGGTGATTATGGTAAAAGAACATATACTTTTGAATATGATGTGTCTCATTTTATCAAAGGTTATGAAGATAATGAGCAGGGATTCAATTATGCATTCTTTTCAGATTTATCTTTAACACCAGATAAAGCCAAAGTGACTATTTCTTCACCTTATACATTTAATGAAGAAAATGCATCAATATGGGCATTTGGTTATGATGGTGATGTACATTTTGTAGATGGTAAAGTCGTTATGACAAGCAATGGAAGTCGTTTTCGTGGTAGTAAAATGCAGCTTTTAATGCGCATTAATGATGGGACATTTTCTGCTCCTTATGCAACAGGTCAGTATTTTAAAGATGTTTTAGCTGATGCTCAAGAAGGCAGTGATTATGATAATCTCGATAGTGATGGAAATGATGAATCAACACAAATAAGTGCTATGGATACTATTTTACCAATTGGGATTGTTGTGGGTTCAATGGCATTAGTGGGATCTATTTTTGTAGCAAGTGCTTTTTCTAGTAAAAAACGTGAGAAGATGAAATACGTATTTAGTGATGGACAACCTTTGCATAAGAATAATGTGAATATGTTTAGAGATATTCCTTGCAACAAAGATATTTTTGAATTTTATTATCTAGCAAAGAAAGCCAATTTAATTACTGATAAAGATCGTGGTGGAATGGTTGGTGCTGTTTTATTAAGATGGATTCAAAAAGGTTATATTGTTTTTAATAAAACAGAAGAGTCACGTATGGTTTTCTTTAAAAAAGATGGTTTTTCTATTGATTTAGATAAAGAAATTCCTATTACAGATCCATTAGAAATGAAATTATTAGGTTTTATTAGAAATGCTGCTGGATCAAATAAAAAGTTAGAAACAAAAGAATTTGAAAAATGGTGTGGTTCACACTATGAAGATATTGATGAATGGTTTACTCAGATTGAAAACACTGTAGAATATAAATTTAAAAATAGTGGTTTAATTAAAGTTGAGGAAACCGATACTCGATATATGGGGTTAAAAATTAAAAGAAAACGCGATGTTCTTGATGTTACTTTACGTGAAAAAATGGAACAAGTGATTGGCTTAAAGAAATTTTTACAGGAAATGAGTTTGATTGATGAAAAAGAAGTGATTGAAGTGAGAATGTGGGAAGAATATTTGATTTTTGCTTCTATTTTAGGTATTGCTGATAAAGTGAGTGAGCAATTAGGAGAATTATGTCCAACATTTAATCAACAGTCAAATTTAGATACAATTTATACAATGCAGATGGTTCATATGTTTGCTTATGATAGTATGCGTGCATCACGAAATGCTGCTATGGCTGCTCAGCAGGCTTCAAGGTCAGGAGGCTTTGGAGGCGGTGCATCATTTGGAGGCGGCGGAGGCGGCTTCTCAGG
- a CDS encoding LemA family protein, with protein sequence MIWIILGVVVVIALWVGMTYNGLTRLRNKVKTNWAQIDVVLKRRADLIPNLVETVKGYAKHEKETLDDVIKARNTYVSASLPEDQMKASGELTQALNKLMMLSEAYPDLKANTNFIQLQNELRETEDKITFARQFYNDSVYAYQNKIEMFPSNIIAGLFGFKPFVFFQVDEADKKAPEVKF encoded by the coding sequence ATGATATGGATTATTTTAGGTGTCGTTGTTGTTATAGCGTTATGGGTAGGTATGACATATAATGGTTTAACAAGATTGAGAAATAAGGTGAAAACAAATTGGGCACAGATTGATGTGGTTTTAAAAAGACGTGCTGATTTGATTCCTAATTTAGTAGAAACTGTAAAAGGTTATGCAAAACATGAAAAGGAAACTTTGGATGATGTGATTAAAGCAAGAAATACTTATGTGAGTGCTTCTTTGCCTGAGGATCAAATGAAAGCTTCTGGGGAGTTAACACAAGCATTAAATAAGTTGATGATGTTAAGTGAAGCTTATCCAGATTTAAAGGCGAATACAAACTTTATACAATTACAAAATGAATTGAGAGAGACAGAAGATAAAATTACTTTTGCTAGACAATTCTATAATGATTCAGTTTATGCTTATCAAAATAAGATTGAAATGTTCCCTTCAAATATAATTGCTGGATTATTTGGATTTAAACCTTTTGTTTTCTTCCAAGTTGATGAAGCTGATAAAAAAGCACCAGAGGTTAAGTTTTAA
- the bilQ gene encoding bilirubin utilization transcriptional regulator BilQ, producing MKPSFALYITILQKQFRQFCQKELQKHHLTQGQLFFLLYIGKHPQCSPKELATQLQLDSGHTTRALTKLENHQWIVQEVNPRDKRARLLSLTQKGQEIFQLSHDFFYQWDQMILKDLSSQEAELLMTLLNKMVISK from the coding sequence TTGAAGCCATCATTTGCCTTATATATAACAATATTACAAAAACAATTTAGACAATTCTGTCAAAAAGAATTGCAAAAGCATCATTTAACCCAGGGGCAGTTATTCTTTTTACTCTATATCGGAAAACATCCACAATGTTCACCGAAAGAATTAGCCACTCAATTACAATTAGATTCTGGACATACAACAAGAGCACTTACAAAGTTAGAAAATCATCAATGGATTGTTCAAGAAGTCAATCCACGTGATAAACGTGCAAGACTCTTATCATTAACACAAAAAGGACAAGAGATTTTTCAGTTAAGTCATGATTTCTTTTATCAATGGGATCAGATGATCTTAAAAGATTTATCATCGCAAGAAGCAGAATTACTTATGACATTATTAAATAAAATGGTCATTTCAAAATAA